A section of the Arachis duranensis cultivar V14167 unplaced genomic scaffold, aradu.V14167.gnm2.J7QH unplaced_Scaffold_168599, whole genome shotgun sequence genome encodes:
- the LOC107472574 gene encoding protein TRACHEARY ELEMENT DIFFERENTIATION-RELATED 7A-like encodes FPPPPPHAHPPPSPHHPVLPPPYPVPTPPSPDNHHPTIIVIVFVSFGGLLFLSVLAFALFCLIKKMKKKKQETDIIHFDEHRHVTEAIVPGPCGEQVVVLSVDDDVHIDEEIIKNEEF; translated from the coding sequence TTCCCTCCTCCACCACCACACGCGCACCCACCACCATCACCGCACCACCCTGTGCTTCCACCACCATACCCAGTTCCAACACCACCCTCTCCAGATAACCACCACCCAACTATCATAGTGATTGTGTTTGTATCCTTTGGAGGCCTTTTGTTCCTTTCAGTGCTGGCTTTTGCTCTGTTTTGCCTGatcaagaagatgaagaagaagaaacaagaaaCTGATATCATCCATTTTGATGAGCACAGGCATGTCACTGAAGCCATTGTGCCTGGCCCTTGTGGTGAGCAAGTGGTGGTGCTATCAGTTGACGATGATGTCCACATTGAcgaagaaatcatcaagaatgaGGAATTTG